A single genomic interval of Deltaproteobacteria bacterium harbors:
- a CDS encoding bifunctional folylpolyglutamate synthase/dihydrofolate synthase: protein MAGQPFERLSYDREYDQGLSYLYNLQKFGIKFGLSKTENLLKVFNNPQESLRLIHIAGSNGKGSVAAMLSSVYSQAGYKVGLFTSPHLIDFRERFQINGRLIEKDQTLALIKEIKEKTDLEEPPTFFEFVTAMALLYFYREKVDLAIMETGLGGRLDATNIIHPLITVITTITLEHQEYLGKTLKKIALEKAGIIKPHIPLVTGVNQKKVQVILEDICREKQVLMLLVGRDFRTRKLKNGTFSYFGFRSSEFGVGEQFGVGEKGPFVVRRSSFVEGSKVTLGTEKNFPNMEFGILNHNGKSSKAERPTLNGFLNPQSAIRNPKFPGDLVLTAPNSELKTPNFPPSPVTRHPSLRVGLLGDHQIRNAGLALTVIDYLKARFPIQEEAVREGLARVTWPGRLEVLSERPWIVLDGAHNPGAMKTLSRTLSRVFSYKRLLLIIGMMKDKAIEQTFNYIIPKADIVYLSRAEYDRSSEPETLLPLVKVKNLPCHLAQSIPLAINQARKEAEPEDLILITGSLFLVGEARAWWERERCKMQDSRFKVRSPRAS, encoded by the coding sequence ATGGCCGGCCAACCTTTTGAACGCTTGAGCTATGACCGGGAATACGATCAAGGCCTGTCCTATTTATATAACCTGCAAAAATTCGGAATCAAGTTCGGCTTATCCAAAACGGAAAACCTGTTAAAGGTTTTTAACAACCCCCAGGAAAGTCTCCGATTGATCCACATCGCAGGCTCCAACGGAAAGGGTTCCGTGGCGGCTATGCTGTCTTCCGTCTATAGCCAGGCCGGATATAAGGTCGGGTTGTTTACCTCGCCGCACTTGATCGATTTCCGGGAACGTTTTCAGATTAACGGCCGCCTGATCGAAAAAGATCAGACTCTGGCCCTGATCAAGGAAATAAAAGAGAAGACCGATCTTGAAGAGCCCCCGACCTTTTTTGAGTTTGTCACGGCCATGGCCCTGCTTTATTTTTATCGGGAAAAGGTGGATCTGGCTATCATGGAAACCGGGCTCGGAGGGAGACTGGATGCAACCAATATCATTCACCCTCTTATAACGGTCATCACTACCATCACCCTGGAGCATCAGGAGTATCTGGGGAAGACCTTAAAAAAAATAGCCCTGGAAAAGGCCGGGATCATCAAGCCTCATATTCCCTTGGTTACCGGGGTGAACCAAAAAAAAGTTCAAGTAATACTTGAAGATATCTGTCGGGAAAAACAAGTCCTCATGCTGCTGGTCGGAAGGGATTTCCGGACGCGAAAACTTAAGAACGGCACGTTTAGCTATTTCGGATTTCGGAGTTCGGAGTTCGGAGTGGGGGAACAGTTCGGAGTGGGAGAGAAAGGACCGTTCGTCGTTCGTCGTTCGTCGTTCGTCGAAGGAAGTAAAGTTACTCTCGGTACGGAAAAAAACTTCCCAAACATGGAATTTGGAATCCTGAACCACAATGGAAAATCGTCGAAAGCCGAACGCCCAACCCTGAACGGTTTTCTTAATCCACAATCCGCAATCCGCAATCCCAAATTTCCAGGGGATCTGGTTTTGACTGCTCCGAACTCCGAACTCAAAACTCCGAACTTCCCACCGTCACCCGTCACCCGTCACCCGTCACTTCGGGTCGGTCTGCTCGGGGATCACCAGATCAGAAACGCCGGTCTGGCCCTGACGGTTATCGATTATTTAAAAGCCCGGTTTCCCATCCAGGAGGAAGCGGTTCGAGAGGGGCTTGCCAGGGTGACCTGGCCGGGGAGGCTGGAGGTGTTATCCGAAAGGCCCTGGATCGTTCTGGATGGGGCCCATAATCCGGGGGCCATGAAAACCCTTTCCCGGACCCTTTCCCGGGTGTTTTCTTATAAGAGACTTTTGCTGATCATCGGTATGATGAAAGATAAGGCTATCGAGCAGACCTTTAATTATATCATCCCCAAGGCCGATATCGTTTATCTTTCCCGGGCAGAATACGACCGGTCCTCCGAACCGGAAACATTGCTGCCTTTAGTCAAAGTGAAAAACCTGCCCTGCCATCTTGCCCAATCCATTCCTCTGGCCATCAATCAGGCCAGGAAAGAAGCTGAGCCAGAGGATTTGATTTTAATTACCGGTTCGCTTTTTCTTGTAGGTGAGGCCCGGGCCTGGTGGGAAAGGGAAAGATGCAAGATGCAAGATTCAAGGTTCAAAGTTCGAAGCCCCCGCGCATCATGA
- the tadA gene encoding Flp pilus assembly complex ATPase component TadA, whose protein sequence is MKREKKRLGDILVQAGMITPDQLAVTIEAQKKTNERLGKTLIRMGFITEENLIKTLAHQLKINFVNLKEEKIDPSLAKLIPDKIARRHTVVPLARMGQVLMIAMADPLNIFALDDLAFKTGLEIEPVIASEKDILHTLDTLYETTLMDKIESAPEDLQVFAGEEEAGETEVGTAEVDEGPISQLVNLIISEAIKDRCSDIHLEPEERALRIRYRIDGILRETSSLGPRFIAPVISRIKIMSKMDIAEKRYPQDGRFKFVVDNKVIDSRVSTFPTIYGENVVMRILDQSSIIIRLEDLGFLPRDMEKIRYLIQKPYGFILVTGPTGSGKTTTLYAILNTINSPEKHIVTLEDPVEYRLDLIRQCQINVKAGLTFAVGLRSILRQDPDGIMVGEIRDFETAEIAVQSALTGHLVLSTLHTNDAPSSLVRLTDMGVDPFLISSSVEGVLAQRLVRVICPRCKEPYPASGEDLVDLRLPPNQEVVLHKGKGCSFCKGSGYKGRLGIFEILIVDKELKEMILRKATQREIEDYARQKQQMKSLREDGISKVLAGITTVEELNRVTPKEATFV, encoded by the coding sequence ATGAAGAGAGAAAAAAAGAGATTAGGGGATATCCTGGTCCAGGCCGGAATGATTACACCGGATCAGTTGGCTGTGACCATAGAAGCCCAGAAAAAAACCAACGAACGGTTGGGTAAGACTTTAATTCGGATGGGCTTCATTACTGAAGAAAACCTGATCAAAACCCTGGCCCATCAGCTCAAGATCAATTTTGTCAACCTCAAAGAAGAAAAAATTGACCCCTCGCTGGCCAAACTTATCCCCGACAAGATAGCCAGAAGACATACCGTGGTCCCATTAGCCAGGATGGGCCAAGTCCTGATGATCGCCATGGCCGACCCCTTAAATATCTTTGCCCTGGATGACCTGGCCTTTAAAACCGGCCTTGAGATTGAGCCGGTTATTGCCTCCGAAAAAGACATCCTCCACACTCTCGATACCCTTTATGAAACCACCTTGATGGACAAGATCGAATCGGCCCCCGAGGATCTGCAGGTCTTTGCCGGAGAGGAGGAGGCCGGGGAAACCGAAGTGGGAACGGCCGAAGTGGATGAAGGGCCGATCAGTCAATTGGTTAATTTGATCATCTCGGAAGCGATAAAAGACCGGTGCAGCGATATCCATTTAGAACCTGAAGAGCGGGCCTTGCGCATTCGATACCGCATTGACGGCATTCTCAGAGAGACTTCCTCGCTGGGACCCCGGTTTATTGCACCGGTGATTTCCCGGATCAAGATCATGAGCAAGATGGATATTGCCGAAAAACGGTATCCTCAGGATGGGCGTTTTAAATTCGTTGTGGATAACAAAGTGATCGACTCCCGGGTTTCGACCTTCCCGACTATTTACGGGGAAAATGTGGTTATGCGTATACTGGACCAGTCCAGCATTATCATCCGTCTGGAAGACCTGGGTTTTCTTCCCCGGGACATGGAAAAGATCCGCTACCTGATCCAGAAACCCTATGGGTTTATTTTAGTGACCGGGCCGACCGGCAGCGGCAAGACCACGACCTTATATGCTATTTTGAATACCATTAACTCGCCGGAAAAACATATCGTCACCTTAGAAGATCCGGTGGAATACCGTCTGGATCTGATCCGTCAATGCCAGATCAATGTCAAAGCCGGGCTGACCTTTGCCGTTGGCTTGCGTTCTATTCTCAGACAGGACCCGGACGGGATCATGGTCGGTGAGATTCGGGATTTTGAAACCGCGGAAATCGCCGTTCAATCCGCCCTGACCGGCCATCTGGTCCTTTCGACCCTTCACACCAATGATGCCCCCAGTTCCCTGGTCCGTTTAACCGATATGGGAGTCGATCCCTTTCTAATCTCCTCTTCGGTTGAAGGAGTCCTTGCCCAGCGATTGGTCAGGGTCATCTGCCCCCGCTGCAAAGAACCCTATCCCGCCTCGGGAGAAGATCTCGTGGACTTAAGGCTCCCCCCGAATCAAGAAGTGGTTTTACATAAGGGGAAAGGGTGTTCCTTTTGTAAAGGATCAGGCTATAAGGGCCGGTTAGGGATTTTTGAAATATTAATCGTGGACAAAGAGTTGAAAGAGATGATCCTTCGAAAGGCAACCCAGCGGGAAATTGAAGACTATGCCCGCCAGAAACAGCAGATGAAATCCCTGCGGGAAGACGGGATCAGCAAGGTCCTGGCCGGGATTACCACAGTGGAAGAACTGAACCGGGTAACCCCTAAGGAAGCGACCTTTGTCTAA
- a CDS encoding MaoC family dehydratase, which translates to MIGKTIEQLRVGDSAEFGKTISESDIYLYAGITGDFNPAHVNEPYAQKTFFKTRIAHGMLSAGFISAVIANQLPGPGTIYIKQELEFLSPVRIGDTITARVEVLEILAEKKRLRLKTTCTNQQGTVVLAGEALVSPPKPSKP; encoded by the coding sequence ATGATCGGAAAGACTATTGAACAACTTCGGGTAGGAGACAGCGCCGAGTTCGGAAAAACGATTTCGGAAAGTGATATTTATCTCTATGCCGGTATCACCGGTGATTTTAATCCGGCCCATGTCAATGAACCTTACGCCCAAAAAACTTTTTTTAAAACCCGCATCGCCCACGGAATGTTATCCGCCGGATTTATCTCCGCTGTTATCGCCAATCAGTTGCCCGGCCCCGGAACGATTTACATCAAACAGGAACTTGAATTTCTATCCCCGGTCCGTATCGGAGACACGATCACGGCCAGGGTTGAAGTGCTGGAAATTCTTGCTGAGAAAAAGCGGCTCCGTTTGAAAACGACCTGCACGAACCAGCAAGGTACCGTGGTGCTTGCAGGAGAAGCCCTTGTCAGCCCGCCCAAGCCATCCAAACCTTAA
- a CDS encoding prepilin-type N-terminal cleavage/methylation domain-containing protein, whose protein sequence is MQKDQRGFTMIELIIVIVIIGILAAVAIPRYIDMSSKAKSAAADGVTGALKAAAAIAYADFVVNGTATAGINATTILNATYMSDTGGAVATSATVITATISGTPYTWAFTNPNQVSGRTPST, encoded by the coding sequence ATTCAAAAGGATCAAAGAGGTTTTACTATGATCGAGTTGATCATTGTTATCGTGATTATAGGTATTTTAGCCGCCGTTGCCATACCCCGGTATATCGATATGAGCAGCAAAGCGAAGAGTGCTGCCGCAGACGGTGTAACCGGTGCCCTGAAGGCTGCCGCCGCGATTGCTTATGCCGACTTTGTTGTTAATGGTACTGCAACTGCGGGTATTAATGCCACGACTATTCTTAATGCGACCTATATGTCCGATACAGGAGGGGCCGTGGCTACTTCGGCCACCGTGATCACGGCTACTATCAGCGGGACGCCCTATACCTGGGCGTTTACCAACCCGAATCAAGTTTCCGGTCGTACCCCGTCCACCTAA
- a CDS encoding type II secretion system F family protein has translation MPQYFYKARDRGGKLITGQMEGPSRADVAGRVGMMGYVPVFIQEKDGKSVTGPMGSKEAAGSGQDLSTVLLDFFRKVKPDELLFFTRQLATIIRAGIPITTGLSILAEQAKNPTLSSAVQDILDRVKEGDPLSDALARHPKIFSEIYIHMVRAGEASGKLEEVLNRIGSFLEYDIETKARIKSATRYPKMVFGALIGAFLFAIYFIIPKFMGMFQSFKSALPLPTRMMLGLHYIFSNYWYLIFGTIGALIGLFQWYVRTETGRFQWDIVKIRIPVMGPVFLKIAMSHFTRMFVTLNRSGLPMLQTLEISASTVGNVYIAGIITSIQQSVKDGGTLSEKMKDKTIFPPLVYQMFAVGESSGTLDDILEKVSDFYDKEVDNSIKTLSSLIEPIMIVFMGAMMLFLALAVFMPMWDMAKMAKGGG, from the coding sequence ATGCCCCAATATTTTTATAAGGCCAGAGATCGCGGGGGAAAGCTCATTACCGGCCAGATGGAAGGTCCCAGCCGGGCCGATGTCGCCGGCCGGGTCGGAATGATGGGCTATGTACCGGTATTTATTCAGGAGAAGGATGGGAAATCCGTTACCGGTCCAATGGGGTCGAAGGAGGCCGCTGGTTCTGGACAAGATTTATCAACGGTTTTATTGGATTTTTTTCGGAAAGTGAAGCCGGATGAACTTCTTTTTTTTACCCGACAATTAGCGACCATCATCCGGGCCGGTATACCCATTACTACCGGGTTATCGATCCTGGCGGAACAAGCCAAGAACCCCACGCTCAGCAGCGCTGTCCAAGACATTTTAGATCGGGTAAAGGAAGGGGACCCTTTATCCGATGCTTTAGCACGCCACCCCAAAATATTTTCAGAGATATATATCCACATGGTCCGGGCCGGAGAGGCTTCCGGGAAACTGGAAGAAGTCCTCAATCGTATCGGGTCTTTTTTAGAGTACGATATAGAAACAAAGGCCCGTATAAAATCGGCTACCCGATATCCCAAGATGGTCTTCGGGGCCTTGATCGGGGCCTTCCTTTTTGCCATTTATTTTATTATCCCTAAATTTATGGGGATGTTCCAAAGTTTTAAATCGGCCCTTCCCCTGCCCACCCGTATGATGCTGGGCCTGCATTATATTTTTTCCAATTATTGGTATCTTATTTTCGGGACTATCGGCGCCCTGATAGGTCTTTTCCAATGGTATGTCCGAACCGAAACCGGACGCTTTCAATGGGACATTGTAAAAATCCGGATTCCCGTTATGGGCCCAGTATTTTTAAAAATCGCCATGTCGCACTTTACCCGCATGTTCGTAACCCTGAACCGCAGTGGTCTGCCCATGCTCCAGACCCTGGAGATCTCTGCGTCTACGGTGGGCAATGTCTATATTGCAGGAATTATCACGAGCATTCAGCAATCGGTCAAGGACGGCGGGACCTTGTCCGAGAAAATGAAAGACAAGACCATTTTTCCGCCGTTGGTTTATCAGATGTTCGCCGTGGGGGAATCTTCCGGGACCCTGGACGACATACTGGAAAAGGTCTCGGATTTTTATGACAAAGAGGTCGATAATTCAATAAAAACCCTATCTTCCCTGATCGAACCCATCATGATTGTTTTTATGGGGGCCATGATGCTTTTCCTGGCCCTGGCTGTCTTTATGCCTATGTGGGACATGGCCAAAATGGCCAAAGGGGGCGGGTAG
- a CDS encoding response regulator transcription factor, protein MVEKQSILIVEDQTILREGLRSLLSFQPDMEIIGEAGDGLEGIRSVDKLLPNLVLMDLSMPRMSGMEAIKEIKKKWPEIKILALTVNDSEEYIIAALKAGADGYILKDSTNTELLQAIRNILSGKRVLSPGVSKKVIEGYLESKKDQSIMSPWDTLTLREREILRLIGEGQKNKDIADSLSISPNTVEKHRANIMEKLNLHSVSALTAYAMRKGLIKKDSSS, encoded by the coding sequence ATGGTTGAAAAGCAAAGTATCCTGATTGTCGAAGACCAAACCATTCTCAGGGAAGGTCTGCGGTCTCTTCTTTCTTTTCAGCCGGACATGGAGATCATCGGCGAGGCTGGCGATGGACTGGAGGGCATTCGAAGCGTTGATAAGCTCCTTCCGAACCTGGTTTTAATGGATCTTTCCATGCCGCGAATGAGCGGGATGGAGGCCATCAAGGAGATCAAAAAAAAATGGCCTGAGATCAAAATCCTGGCCCTGACCGTTAATGACAGCGAAGAGTACATCATCGCCGCCCTGAAAGCCGGAGCGGACGGCTATATTTTAAAGGATTCCACCAATACCGAACTCCTGCAGGCCATTCGGAATATTTTGTCCGGAAAACGGGTGCTCAGCCCGGGCGTTTCGAAAAAAGTCATTGAGGGGTATCTGGAAAGTAAGAAGGATCAGAGCATTATGTCACCCTGGGACACCCTGACCCTTCGGGAGCGGGAGATCCTCAGGTTGATCGGTGAAGGGCAAAAAAATAAGGATATCGCGGATTCCCTTTCCATCAGCCCTAATACCGTTGAGAAACACCGGGCCAATATCATGGAAAAATTAAATCTCCATAGCGTTTCAGCCCTGACGGCCTATGCTATGAGAAAAGGATTGATCAAAAAAGATTCTTCCTCTTAA
- a CDS encoding universal stress protein has product MFAPKNILVPTDFSEYSDKSLQEAMDIANQYHSKIHLLHVAEMVIHCTVDYCLDPQTVTQVENETIQASKKMMQDQVAKFQKSNAVEIITEIRKGTPYEEILKDQQEKNIDLIVIASHGQTGLMRYLVGSVAEKVLRHSKSPVLLVRI; this is encoded by the coding sequence ATGTTTGCACCGAAAAATATCCTTGTCCCAACGGATTTTTCCGAATATTCGGATAAATCCCTGCAAGAGGCCATGGACATCGCCAATCAATATCATTCAAAAATCCATCTATTGCATGTTGCTGAAATGGTGATTCATTGCACAGTCGACTATTGTCTCGATCCCCAAACAGTAACGCAAGTGGAAAATGAAACCATCCAGGCCTCTAAAAAAATGATGCAAGATCAAGTGGCTAAATTTCAAAAATCAAATGCAGTGGAAATCATTACGGAAATCAGAAAGGGTACCCCTTATGAAGAAATCCTGAAAGACCAGCAGGAAAAAAATATAGACCTGATCGTCATCGCTTCCCATGGTCAAACCGGGTTAATGCGTTATCTGGTCGGTAGTGTAGCGGAAAAGGTCCTCAGACATTCAAAAAGTCCGGTTCTTTTAGTCCGGATTTAA
- a CDS encoding YfhO family protein, which translates to MTALLVLDLFLANWGFYRRVDQKAFYWLSPNLQAVLSDPEKGRIYTNPLMIKVMVPRNMEIEELAQVILKECFYFDYPLVHRIFNTSGFGILTYQPYQDLLNILSEKTSDPRATDILRLMNAKFLLWPEAIPDSTFKLVHKGESYVLLEDSSKKILSHPPKIKMIVSHLYENKSVLPRAFLVSKYSVVRNGKERIELFEKKRFDPTQTVLLEEAPDQPRPTKGLVPDIDGVRLVNFALNQMDLDVSCTGPRLLFLSETYYPGWKVWVDGKREKIYRANHAFRAVALSPGRHSIIFKYQPFSFYFGLTVSSLTLMGLIVSLILLRRKSSYKKESEEYPCPPVI; encoded by the coding sequence GTGACGGCTCTGCTGGTTTTGGATCTCTTTTTGGCCAATTGGGGATTTTACCGAAGGGTGGACCAAAAGGCTTTTTATTGGTTAAGTCCTAATTTACAAGCCGTCCTTTCTGACCCTGAAAAAGGTCGTATTTATACCAATCCATTGATGATCAAGGTCATGGTCCCCAGGAATATGGAGATAGAAGAATTGGCCCAGGTCATCCTGAAAGAATGTTTTTATTTTGATTATCCCTTAGTGCATAGAATTTTTAACACTTCGGGCTTCGGGATCCTGACCTATCAGCCCTATCAGGACCTCCTGAACATACTCTCTGAGAAAACCTCCGATCCCAGGGCAACGGATATCTTGAGGCTGATGAATGCAAAATTCCTTCTTTGGCCGGAGGCTATTCCAGATTCGACTTTTAAGTTGGTTCACAAGGGAGAATCTTATGTGCTGCTGGAAGATTCTTCTAAAAAAATCCTTTCCCATCCTCCTAAAATTAAAATGATAGTATCCCATCTTTATGAAAATAAGTCCGTGTTGCCCAGGGCCTTTTTGGTTTCTAAATATTCAGTGGTTAGAAATGGGAAAGAGAGAATAGAGTTATTCGAAAAGAAAAGGTTTGACCCGACTCAAACCGTCCTTTTAGAGGAAGCCCCTGATCAGCCCCGCCCAACCAAGGGATTGGTCCCCGATATTGATGGTGTGCGGTTGGTAAATTTTGCGCTGAATCAAATGGATCTCGATGTCTCTTGTACCGGGCCGCGCCTCCTCTTTTTAAGTGAAACCTATTACCCCGGCTGGAAGGTCTGGGTGGACGGAAAGAGAGAAAAGATTTACCGGGCCAATCATGCCTTCCGGGCCGTGGCCCTCAGTCCGGGTCGGCATTCTATCATTTTTAAATACCAACCATTTTCTTTTTACTTCGGACTGACCGTCAGTTCCCTGACCTTGATGGGTTTAATCGTTTCTTTGATTTTATTGAGAAGAAAATCCTCTTATAAAAAAGAGTCGGAGGAATATCCATGCCCACCCGTAATCTGA
- a CDS encoding ATP-dependent helicase: MGKIDYQNNLTQTQQEAVFSPDGPTLVIAGAGSGKTRTLVYRVAWLVEKGIPPERILLLTFTRKASQEMLRRVEIMLGRSCQEVAGGTFHSLAYKLLRIHGAAIGLKSPLTVLDRKDSEEIVGKIIKQKGWDKNKDRPDKKEFLELLSRIVNRGQGFEEGLSSSVFETGPSLSQIKDLNREYETFKKEHGLLDYDDLLSHCLQLFRQETQVAQKLASYYQYVLVDEYQDTNLLQAEMVRHLARGNVMVVGDDSQSIYGFRGAHFKNILDFPNQYPGTRLIKLEENFRSTQPILNLANKVISYSKERYSKCLFTRFNQGEPPRCLEVPYEEAQSQYVTQQLQEFHRQGIPWQEMAVLFRAGHHSFNLEVSLQKQGIPFKKYGGRRFVEGAHIKDLLSYLKAAHNPKDVLAWERILKLLDGLGPKRAQEIVERMAVCPDWASRLECLAQFPRLKSQLTDFSALFQALVDQPLQTPTEALELIWGYYKNLMPALYEEPQRRQKEIEEIIRVSYNYTETEALLGDLSLEVYEEQEDLEKDRLILSTVHSAKGLEWRIVFIIWLAEGRFPSTHAQMDTDEMEEERRLLYVAITRAKERLFMTCPVTLSQRDGGWQKNDLCHFIADIPEEILARQGRPGLNHPPRVGSEAVHETQKEDDNGFSKGTKVFHPLFGNGVIQEPPRERKVRVLFKRYGSKVLHLDFARLEIGGS; encoded by the coding sequence ATGGGAAAAATAGACTACCAAAACAATCTTACCCAGACCCAGCAGGAAGCGGTCTTTTCCCCGGACGGGCCGACCCTGGTCATTGCCGGGGCCGGAAGCGGAAAGACCCGGACCCTGGTCTATCGGGTGGCCTGGCTGGTTGAAAAAGGAATCCCACCGGAGAGGATCCTTTTGTTGACCTTTACCCGGAAGGCCTCCCAGGAGATGCTCCGCCGGGTGGAAATCATGCTGGGACGGTCCTGTCAGGAAGTGGCCGGCGGTACCTTTCATTCCTTGGCTTATAAACTTCTGCGGATCCATGGGGCAGCCATCGGCCTCAAGAGTCCTTTGACGGTTTTGGATCGGAAAGACAGCGAAGAGATCGTCGGCAAGATCATCAAACAGAAGGGGTGGGATAAGAATAAGGATCGGCCTGACAAGAAGGAATTTTTGGAGCTTTTGAGTCGTATCGTCAACCGGGGTCAGGGCTTCGAAGAAGGGCTTTCCTCTTCAGTTTTCGAAACAGGCCCTTCCCTGTCCCAGATCAAAGACCTGAATCGGGAGTATGAAACCTTCAAAAAAGAGCACGGCTTATTGGATTATGACGATCTTCTGAGTCATTGCCTGCAACTTTTCAGACAGGAAACCCAGGTGGCCCAAAAGTTGGCCTCTTATTATCAGTACGTTTTGGTGGATGAATACCAGGATACCAATCTGCTCCAAGCCGAAATGGTCCGCCATCTGGCCCGGGGAAATGTCATGGTGGTGGGGGATGATTCCCAATCCATTTACGGGTTTCGCGGCGCCCACTTTAAAAATATCCTGGACTTTCCAAACCAATATCCCGGGACCCGTCTTATCAAATTAGAGGAAAACTTCCGCAGCACCCAGCCGATCCTGAATCTGGCCAACAAGGTCATCAGTTATTCCAAAGAGCGCTACAGCAAGTGCCTCTTTACCCGGTTTAATCAGGGGGAACCGCCCCGTTGTCTCGAAGTGCCTTACGAAGAGGCCCAGTCCCAGTATGTCACCCAGCAACTTCAGGAATTTCATAGACAGGGAATTCCCTGGCAGGAAATGGCCGTCCTGTTCCGGGCCGGTCATCATTCCTTTAATCTGGAAGTGTCCCTTCAAAAGCAGGGCATCCCTTTTAAAAAATACGGGGGCCGCCGCTTCGTGGAAGGGGCCCATATTAAAGACCTCCTGTCGTACTTAAAGGCAGCCCACAATCCCAAGGACGTCCTGGCCTGGGAAAGGATCCTGAAACTTCTGGATGGATTGGGACCCAAAAGGGCCCAGGAGATCGTCGAGCGGATGGCGGTCTGCCCGGACTGGGCCTCACGCCTGGAATGCCTTGCCCAATTTCCCCGCCTGAAATCCCAGCTTACGGATTTTTCAGCCCTCTTCCAAGCCCTGGTCGATCAACCCCTCCAAACGCCGACCGAGGCCCTGGAATTGATCTGGGGCTACTACAAAAATTTGATGCCGGCCCTGTATGAAGAGCCGCAGCGCCGGCAGAAAGAGATCGAAGAAATCATCCGGGTCAGCTATAATTATACCGAAACGGAGGCCTTGTTAGGGGATCTGAGCCTTGAGGTCTATGAGGAGCAGGAGGATCTTGAAAAGGACCGGTTGATCCTGTCTACCGTCCACTCGGCCAAGGGCCTGGAGTGGCGGATCGTTTTCATCATCTGGCTGGCGGAAGGCCGTTTTCCTTCCACCCACGCCCAAATGGATACGGATGAAATGGAAGAGGAAAGAAGGCTCCTTTATGTGGCCATCACCCGGGCCAAAGAAAGGTTATTTATGACCTGTCCGGTCACCCTCTCCCAAAGGGATGGGGGGTGGCAGAAAAATGATCTCTGCCACTTCATCGCCGATATCCCCGAAGAAATATTGGCTCGGCAAGGAAGACCGGGTCTGAATCATCCGCCCCGGGTGGGTTCGGAGGCTGTTCATGAAACCCAAAAAGAGGATGATAACGGATTTTCAAAAGGGACCAAGGTCTTTCATCCCCTTTTCGGTAATGGGGTTATTCAGGAACCCCCGAGGGAGAGAAAGGTTCGGGTCCTTTTTAAACGATACGGCTCAAAGGTCCTTCACCTGGATTTTGCCCGTTTGGAAATAGGGGGATCCTGA